The following is a genomic window from Sphingobium cloacae.
TCCACCGGGGCCGATGCGCTCGATCTCGATGTGCTGGCCGGGGTGCTGCTCGCCGCCGTCGAATCTGCCAGCGCCGACGAAAAGGAGGCGTGGCGCGCGAAGGGGTCCGCCTTCTTTCAAGGACGCGGCCGAAAGGCTGGCCGAAGCACTGGCGGCAACGCGGGAGGCGGAAGCAAAACTGGCGCAGGCGAGACGCAGGGTTGAAGCCGCACAGCGCCGCACCGATACGAGGGAATGGGCCGTGGCTCGCCGCGAACGCACCCGCCACC
Proteins encoded in this region:
- a CDS encoding conjugal transfer protein TraD; amino-acid sequence: MRKVRDYDAELKALGDKARALKAKKVQQLGELVTSTGADALDLDVLAGVLLAAVESASADEKEAWRAKGSAFFQGRGRKAGRSTGGNAGGGSKTGAGETQG